One genomic window of Brevundimonas vesicularis includes the following:
- the pal gene encoding peptidoglycan-associated lipoprotein Pal: MKTSRILKLAMVGCAVAAMAACTRKPPVETGVPGPNDGTTQPTGPAYPTAPTGPVTGGNMGSAAPGTEQDFVVNVGDRIYFDLDSYEVRPEAMPRLDAQAQWLQRYPSVTVRIEGNADERGTREYNLALGARRAESVRTYLINRGIPAGRIDTISFGKERPIAEGSNEDAFARNRNAHTAIVSGAPR; encoded by the coding sequence ATGAAGACTTCCCGCATTCTCAAACTGGCGATGGTCGGCTGCGCCGTCGCCGCCATGGCCGCCTGCACCCGAAAACCCCCGGTCGAGACTGGCGTGCCCGGTCCGAACGACGGCACGACGCAACCGACGGGTCCGGCCTATCCGACCGCGCCCACCGGCCCGGTGACCGGCGGAAACATGGGTTCGGCCGCGCCGGGCACCGAACAGGACTTCGTCGTCAACGTCGGCGACCGCATCTATTTCGACCTGGATTCCTATGAGGTCCGTCCCGAAGCCATGCCGCGTCTGGACGCCCAGGCCCAGTGGCTGCAACGCTATCCGTCGGTGACCGTCCGCATCGAAGGCAACGCCGACGAACGCGGTACGCGCGAATACAATCTGGCGCTGGGCGCCCGCCGTGCGGAATCGGTGCGCACCTATCTGATCAACCGGGGCATTCCGGCCGGCCGGATCGACACGATCAGCTTCGGCAAGGAACGGCCGATCGCGGAGGGTTCGAACGAGGACGCCTTCGCCCGCAACCGCAACGCCCACACCGCCATCGTCTCGGGCGCGCCGCGCTGA
- the tolQ gene encoding protein TolQ — MTTPVDAAMMNPVELFMTADWVVKGVMIGLAAASIWSWTIIIDKAVRFTALNKRADDFEKSVQSGRSLEEVASQAGPEPDHALPRMLVIALSDWREARQRGALNEHQGELLLVRIDKAMNSLISREGQRIENGLGVLSVVATASPFIGLFGTVWGIMNAFGRIAAAGNTNLTTVAPAIAEALFATAIGLAAAIPAYIAYNKFSIDAGKFTGRLEAFADDLQAAVARRLGSPSAPPPPPPPSSDLSLKRGA; from the coding sequence ATGACCACGCCTGTCGACGCCGCGATGATGAACCCGGTCGAGCTGTTCATGACCGCCGACTGGGTGGTCAAGGGCGTGATGATCGGGCTGGCGGCGGCCTCGATCTGGTCGTGGACCATCATCATCGACAAGGCGGTGCGGTTCACGGCGCTGAACAAGCGCGCCGACGACTTCGAAAAGTCGGTTCAATCGGGCCGATCGCTGGAAGAGGTGGCGTCCCAGGCGGGACCCGAGCCGGACCACGCCCTGCCGCGCATGCTGGTGATCGCCCTGTCGGACTGGCGCGAGGCGCGTCAACGCGGGGCGTTGAACGAGCACCAGGGCGAGCTGCTGCTGGTGCGGATCGACAAGGCGATGAACAGCCTGATCTCGCGCGAGGGCCAGCGCATCGAGAACGGCCTGGGCGTGCTGTCGGTCGTGGCCACGGCCTCGCCCTTCATCGGCCTGTTCGGCACGGTGTGGGGTATCATGAATGCGTTCGGGCGGATCGCGGCGGCGGGCAACACCAATCTGACGACGGTGGCGCCGGCCATCGCCGAAGCCTTGTTCGCCACGGCCATCGGCCTGGCGGCGGCCATCCCGGCCTATATCGCCTACAACAAGTTCTCGATCGACGCGGGCAAGTTCACGGGGCGTCTGGAGGCCTTCGCCGACGACCTGCAGGCGGCCGTGGCGCGCCGCCTGGGCAGCCCGTCGGCCCCGCCGCCTCCGCCCCCGCCGTCCAGCGACCTCAGCCTGAAGCGGGGCGCCTGA
- a CDS encoding cell envelope integrity protein TolA, giving the protein MRRPSPAILGSLALHAGVVALAFLMVSHKTDEDETPLVASVPVTIVSEEVIQAAPADNPQPEPSPDDAATAPVQQPDPVPPTPDPTPPQPQPRPTPTPPRPTPPRPAPTPTPTPKPTPTPTPPRPTPRPQPPTPAPPTKAQPTPRPATPAPARPAPQRTESSLDLDALAGPTRPTNNRGRPATGQQGAGAASQATGPQITAIFNQVYPNWILPCDIPGADQLRIQVELTLSADGRITRGPSLINAQSSNVYRAAADGALRALRQTAPFDVPQGFPGGVYRPTFNTERACRNR; this is encoded by the coding sequence TTGCGTCGGCCGAGCCCCGCCATCCTCGGATCGCTCGCCCTGCACGCCGGGGTGGTCGCGCTCGCCTTCTTGATGGTGTCGCACAAGACGGACGAGGACGAGACGCCGCTGGTGGCCTCGGTGCCGGTGACCATCGTGTCGGAAGAGGTGATCCAGGCGGCGCCGGCGGACAATCCGCAGCCCGAACCCTCGCCCGACGACGCCGCGACCGCGCCGGTGCAGCAGCCCGATCCCGTGCCGCCGACGCCCGACCCGACGCCGCCGCAACCCCAGCCGCGCCCGACCCCGACGCCGCCGCGGCCCACGCCGCCGCGTCCGGCCCCGACGCCCACGCCGACGCCGAAGCCCACGCCGACCCCGACGCCGCCGCGTCCAACGCCTCGACCCCAGCCGCCGACGCCGGCCCCGCCGACCAAGGCCCAGCCGACCCCGCGCCCGGCGACGCCCGCGCCCGCCCGCCCGGCGCCCCAGCGCACAGAGTCGAGCCTGGATCTGGACGCCCTGGCCGGACCGACGCGCCCGACCAACAATCGCGGCCGACCGGCGACGGGGCAGCAGGGGGCGGGCGCGGCGTCCCAGGCCACGGGCCCGCAGATCACGGCCATCTTCAATCAGGTCTATCCGAACTGGATCCTGCCCTGCGACATCCCCGGCGCGGACCAGCTGCGCATCCAGGTCGAGCTGACCCTGTCGGCCGATGGGCGGATCACGCGCGGGCCCAGCCTGATCAACGCCCAGTCGTCGAACGTCTATCGTGCCGCCGCCGACGGCGCCCTGCGCGCCCTGCGCCAGACCGCGCCCTTCGACGTGCCGCAGGGCTTCCCCGGCGGTGTCTATCGCCCCACCTTCAACACCGAACGGGCGTGCCGCAATCGCTGA
- the tolB gene encoding Tol-Pal system beta propeller repeat protein TolB yields MRLNLLLASVAAVAMAAPLTTAAQTPQQNQPVEVEIDQGVLRPLQIAVVPFAGTHGSDISNVVSANLKRSGFFELLNPSSFIETGLTLANAPNFPQWTQIGAQAVLYGGVTTRGDGRLDVGFRLYDPYRQCQLVSYQFTATQEQWRRIAHKISDVIYQRMTGEAGFFDSRVIFVSEEGTQLNRINRLTIADQDGFNPTYLTQGDEVIMSPRFSLSQPDEITYVALGKDYSRIYLYNLTTGRRESLGEFDGQVLAPRFSNDGNKIAFSIIRGGNTDVYVMDLRSRQITRLTSDPGIDTSPSFSPDGSQIVFTSDRSGSARLYVMRSDGSGQRPISRGGGIYTAPSWSPTGNLIAFTKQGGGRFSTGVMNADGSGERILSSSYFEEGPNWAPNGRYVMFARQTPGGDTRLWTVDLSGRVVSQAGYNGRGTDPAWSPLLDRGPSNLGVNQGADSCPA; encoded by the coding sequence ATGCGTCTGAACCTTCTTCTGGCCTCCGTGGCGGCTGTCGCGATGGCGGCTCCTCTGACGACGGCGGCGCAGACGCCTCAGCAGAACCAGCCGGTCGAGGTCGAGATCGATCAGGGCGTGCTGCGTCCCCTTCAGATCGCGGTTGTGCCGTTCGCCGGGACGCACGGGTCGGACATTTCCAATGTGGTCAGCGCCAATCTGAAGCGGTCGGGCTTCTTCGAGCTGCTGAACCCGTCCAGCTTCATCGAGACCGGCCTGACCCTGGCCAATGCGCCGAACTTCCCTCAGTGGACCCAGATCGGCGCGCAGGCGGTGCTGTACGGCGGGGTGACGACGCGCGGCGACGGGCGGCTGGACGTGGGCTTCCGACTGTATGACCCGTATCGCCAGTGCCAGCTGGTCAGCTATCAGTTCACCGCGACCCAGGAGCAATGGCGCCGGATCGCGCACAAGATTTCCGACGTCATCTATCAGCGCATGACCGGCGAGGCGGGCTTCTTCGATTCCCGCGTGATCTTCGTGTCCGAGGAGGGCACGCAGCTGAACCGGATCAACCGCCTGACCATCGCCGATCAGGACGGGTTCAACCCGACCTATCTGACGCAGGGGGACGAGGTGATCATGTCGCCGCGCTTCTCGCTGTCGCAGCCGGACGAGATCACCTATGTGGCGCTGGGCAAGGATTACAGCCGCATCTACCTGTATAATCTGACGACCGGCCGGCGCGAGAGCCTGGGCGAGTTCGACGGACAGGTGCTGGCGCCGCGCTTCTCCAACGACGGCAACAAGATCGCGTTTTCGATCATCCGGGGCGGCAATACCGACGTCTATGTGATGGATTTGCGCAGCCGCCAGATCACGCGCCTGACCAGCGACCCGGGCATCGACACCTCGCCGTCGTTCAGCCCGGACGGCAGCCAGATCGTCTTCACCTCGGACCGTTCGGGGTCGGCGCGCCTGTATGTCATGCGGTCGGACGGATCGGGCCAGCGGCCCATCTCGCGCGGCGGCGGCATCTATACGGCCCCGTCCTGGAGCCCGACCGGCAATCTGATCGCCTTCACCAAACAGGGCGGCGGCCGGTTCTCGACTGGTGTGATGAACGCCGACGGCTCGGGCGAGCGCATCCTGTCGTCCAGCTATTTCGAGGAAGGCCCGAACTGGGCGCCGAACGGCCGATACGTGATGTTCGCGCGCCAGACGCCGGGCGGCGACACGCGTCTGTGGACCGTGGACCTGTCGGGGCGCGTGGTGTCGCAGGCGGGCTATAACGGACGCGGGACCGACCCGGCCTGGTCGCCGCTGCTGGACCGTGGCCCGAGCAATCTGGGCGTGAACCAGGGCGCCGACAGCTGCCCCGCCTAA
- the tolR gene encoding protein TolR, with translation MALGGGASGGGRRGRRGRKGPLTEINVTPLVDVMLVLLIIFMISAPLLTVGVPVELPKTEASAVEIKSEPLSVSIDQQGAIFVGDSETAFEQLSARLQTEAGGADKAAERPVFVRADGRAPYQAVARVMARLSASGFTKLNLITDTAPEA, from the coding sequence ATGGCCTTGGGCGGTGGTGCGAGCGGCGGCGGGCGTCGAGGGCGCAGGGGGCGTAAAGGGCCTCTGACCGAGATCAACGTCACGCCCCTGGTGGACGTGATGCTGGTGCTGCTGATCATCTTCATGATCTCGGCGCCGCTGCTGACGGTGGGCGTGCCGGTCGAACTGCCCAAGACCGAGGCCAGCGCGGTCGAGATCAAGTCCGAACCCCTGTCGGTCAGCATCGACCAGCAGGGCGCGATCTTCGTCGGCGACAGCGAGACGGCGTTCGAACAGCTATCGGCGCGACTGCAGACCGAGGCGGGCGGAGCGGACAAGGCGGCCGAGCGGCCGGTGTTCGTGCGGGCCGACGGGCGCGCGCCCTATCAGGCGGTGGCGCGGGTGATGGCGCGATTGAGCGCCTCGGGCTTCACCAAGCTGAACCTGATCACCGACACGGCGCCGGAGGCCTGA
- the ybgC gene encoding tol-pal system-associated acyl-CoA thioesterase, producing MSDQPTAGRFEGRDHLLPVRVYYEDTDFTGLVYHANYVRYFERGRSDFLRAIGVGHADLLEEAEPLAFVVSELNIKYLKPARIDDALVVRTVYEQVKGVRLIIRQSVERAGEVLCRAEVTAVCIHLDGRPRRPSKGLVEKVTPWLAGGGTAD from the coding sequence ATCTCCGACCAACCCACCGCCGGCCGTTTCGAGGGGCGCGATCACCTGCTGCCGGTGCGCGTCTACTATGAAGACACCGATTTCACCGGCCTGGTCTATCACGCCAACTATGTCCGCTATTTCGAGCGGGGGCGTTCCGATTTCCTGCGCGCCATCGGGGTGGGGCACGCCGACCTTCTTGAGGAGGCCGAGCCGCTGGCCTTCGTGGTGTCGGAGCTGAACATCAAATATCTCAAGCCCGCGCGGATCGACGACGCCCTGGTGGTGCGCACCGTCTATGAGCAGGTGAAGGGCGTGCGGCTGATCATCCGCCAGAGCGTGGAGCGGGCCGGCGAGGTGTTGTGCCGCGCCGAGGTGACGGCGGTGTGCATCCATCTGGACGGGCGGCCGCGACGGCCCTCGAAGGGTTTGGTCGAGAAGGTCACGCCGTGGCTGGCGGGCGGCGGGACCGCCGACTAG
- a CDS encoding DUF3667 domain-containing protein, producing the protein MDIEGAGAVVTSGLAAGAIEKPTGKAGEDHAHGACSDCGAETSGNFCANCGQPTHVHRSLLHLGEELLHGVMHFDARIWRTLPLLWLNPGRLTREWVEGKRTRYVSPLAIFLFTLFVMFFALSFMPHPESKAGGGGLAERIASQRVGLAEAEKALVQMRADSGAQPDPTMQMAINAGQKLVDDRRAALARLEVEQRDGRADGLKPGSWQASIKDMATEEAGETKIKVMGKDAEKEGHGVVATVLKKLQNPDLAVYKLQQTMYKFAFLLVPLSIPFVALLFLWKRGFTLYDHGVFVLYSLTFMAMLLMLMVVSATIAGWLGGIVIPLGLLAVPVHVFAQMKGAYSLSWFSTLWRTIALLVFCNIVVGLFVTAIIYLGLGH; encoded by the coding sequence ATGGACATCGAAGGGGCGGGCGCGGTCGTCACGAGCGGTCTGGCGGCGGGCGCGATCGAAAAGCCGACGGGCAAGGCCGGCGAGGATCATGCCCACGGCGCCTGTTCCGACTGCGGGGCCGAAACGAGCGGCAACTTCTGCGCAAACTGCGGTCAGCCGACCCATGTCCATCGCAGCCTGCTGCATCTGGGCGAAGAGCTGCTGCACGGGGTCATGCATTTCGACGCCCGTATCTGGCGCACCCTGCCGCTGCTGTGGCTGAACCCCGGCCGACTGACGCGCGAATGGGTCGAGGGCAAACGCACGCGCTATGTCTCGCCGCTGGCGATCTTCCTGTTCACCCTGTTCGTGATGTTCTTCGCGCTCAGCTTCATGCCGCATCCCGAGTCAAAGGCCGGCGGTGGGGGCCTGGCCGAACGGATCGCGTCCCAGCGCGTGGGTCTAGCCGAGGCCGAAAAGGCCCTGGTCCAGATGCGGGCCGACAGCGGCGCCCAGCCGGACCCGACGATGCAGATGGCGATCAACGCCGGACAGAAGCTGGTCGACGACCGCCGCGCGGCCCTGGCCCGGCTGGAGGTCGAGCAGCGCGACGGCCGCGCCGACGGTCTGAAGCCCGGCAGCTGGCAGGCCAGCATCAAGGACATGGCGACCGAAGAAGCCGGCGAGACCAAGATCAAGGTCATGGGCAAGGACGCCGAGAAGGAGGGGCACGGCGTCGTGGCCACGGTGCTGAAGAAGCTGCAGAACCCGGACCTGGCGGTCTACAAGTTGCAGCAGACGATGTACAAGTTCGCCTTCCTGCTGGTGCCCTTGTCCATCCCGTTCGTGGCCCTGCTGTTCCTGTGGAAGCGCGGCTTCACCCTGTACGACCACGGGGTATTCGTTCTGTATTCGCTGACTTTCATGGCCATGCTGCTGATGCTGATGGTGGTGTCGGCGACGATCGCCGGGTGGCTGGGCGGCATCGTCATTCCGCTGGGGCTGTTGGCCGTTCCCGTTCATGTGTTCGCCCAGATGAAGGGCGCCTATTCATTGTCCTGGTTCTCGACGCTGTGGCGGACGATCGCGCTTCTGGTGTTCTGCAACATCGTGGTCGGCCTGTTCGTCACGGCCATCATCTATCTGGGACTGGGGCACTAG
- a CDS encoding tol-pal system protein, with the protein MTKLSISHVHLLAAAALGVVLIGGGAVAQQAQPNIMERTQWDNRRLDQLDRNVRRLERALTQRNAAGQPVLVEPDPEVVTLQGQFALMDRRLGDLEATVRRINGDNERLTFQLDEATRENETLKTRLADAEGRLQKLETQAELNAPIEATSPTGDATRDLAAAVALLATDKPRGERALETVIAAWPDTPQSREANSRLGDLRVAANDKAGAVPYYAAALKDWPRIGWAADTTLKLADALFATQRKPQGCAALAEFTRRYAPAASDPQKARAAQLKTTGSCA; encoded by the coding sequence ATGACCAAGCTCTCGATCTCTCATGTTCACCTGCTCGCCGCCGCCGCCCTTGGGGTTGTCCTGATCGGAGGTGGCGCGGTCGCCCAGCAGGCCCAGCCCAACATCATGGAGCGGACCCAGTGGGACAATCGCCGCCTGGACCAGCTGGACCGCAATGTGCGGCGGCTTGAGCGCGCCCTGACCCAGAGAAACGCCGCCGGCCAGCCCGTACTGGTCGAGCCGGACCCCGAGGTTGTGACGCTGCAGGGGCAGTTCGCCCTGATGGACCGACGCCTGGGCGACCTGGAGGCCACGGTGCGCCGGATCAACGGCGACAACGAACGGCTGACGTTCCAGCTGGACGAGGCCACGCGCGAGAACGAGACGCTGAAGACGCGTCTGGCCGACGCCGAGGGCCGGTTGCAGAAGCTGGAGACCCAGGCCGAGCTGAATGCGCCGATCGAGGCGACCTCGCCGACCGGCGATGCGACGCGCGACCTGGCGGCGGCGGTGGCCCTGTTGGCGACCGACAAGCCGCGCGGCGAGCGGGCGCTGGAGACGGTGATCGCGGCCTGGCCCGATACGCCTCAGTCGCGCGAGGCCAACTCGCGCTTGGGCGACCTGCGGGTCGCGGCCAACGACAAGGCGGGGGCGGTGCCCTATTACGCCGCCGCGCTGAAGGACTGGCCGCGCATCGGCTGGGCGGCGGACACGACGCTGAAACTGGCCGACGCCCTGTTCGCAACGCAGAGGAAGCCGCAAGGGTGCGCGGCCCTGGCGGAGTTCACGCGCCGCTATGCGCCCGCCGCCTCTGACCCGCAAAAGGCGCGGGCGGCC
- a CDS encoding TA system VapC family ribonuclease toxin yields the protein MIALLDVSVLIALIDPAHTEHLTAHAWFANEHQAGWATCPLTENGALRILSNPKYPNSPGAPAQVLPALHSLLSQPGHAFWPDDISLLGDRLIAQDRLLTSGQLTDTYLLALAVSNGGRLATFDRRLAPDAVKGGKAALHLITA from the coding sequence TTGATCGCGCTTTTGGACGTCAGCGTCCTGATCGCATTGATCGATCCAGCCCATACCGAGCATCTCACCGCCCACGCCTGGTTCGCAAATGAGCATCAGGCTGGTTGGGCGACCTGCCCGCTGACCGAAAACGGCGCGCTTCGAATCCTCAGCAATCCGAAATATCCGAACTCGCCGGGCGCGCCTGCGCAGGTGTTGCCCGCGCTTCATTCCTTGCTGAGCCAACCCGGCCATGCGTTCTGGCCCGACGACATCAGTCTGCTGGGCGACCGTTTGATCGCGCAGGATCGCCTGCTCACCTCGGGCCAGTTGACGGATACCTATCTGCTGGCCTTAGCCGTCTCGAACGGCGGGCGGCTGGCCACGTTCGACCGACGCCTGGCGCCCGACGCGGTGAAGGGCGGCAAGGCTGCCCTGCATCTCATAACGGCCTGA